In Desulforhopalus sp., a single window of DNA contains:
- a CDS encoding amino acid ABC transporter permease, with product MRLKKPAITVLDWVLLAVILGFLTYVVYRLFFALNYKWNWAVIPTYLLRFDGETQGWKANILLEGFFTTIKLSVWATLLAALLGFAIGLCRVSPRLFLRMTGRTYVESIRNTPPLVLVFIFYYFVSDQLLALAGLEELARAATGTGRTLLAFFFAEPNLINQFFSGVLTLALFQGAYIAEIVRAGIQAIDTGQWEAGKSIGLTRWQLLRRIILPQATRIMLPPLAGEFINTIKWSSIVSIISIQELTFQGLQVMASTHAAIEVWLTISVMYLVPCLGLSLCVRRLERAFAGEDRAGQTVPQFPSY from the coding sequence ATGCGCCTGAAAAAACCGGCCATCACCGTCCTTGACTGGGTACTCCTTGCCGTCATCCTCGGATTTCTCACCTATGTGGTCTATCGCCTGTTTTTCGCCCTCAACTACAAGTGGAACTGGGCAGTCATCCCCACCTACCTGCTGCGCTTTGACGGGGAAACCCAAGGCTGGAAGGCCAATATCCTCCTTGAGGGCTTCTTCACCACCATCAAGCTGAGCGTCTGGGCCACCCTCCTTGCCGCCCTGCTCGGCTTTGCCATCGGCCTCTGCCGGGTCTCGCCGCGTCTTTTTCTGCGGATGACCGGCCGAACCTATGTCGAGTCTATCCGCAACACCCCGCCGCTGGTGCTGGTATTTATCTTTTATTATTTTGTCAGCGACCAGCTGCTTGCCCTGGCGGGCCTTGAAGAGCTGGCCCGTGCCGCGACCGGCACGGGCCGCACCCTCCTGGCCTTTTTCTTTGCCGAACCGAACCTCATCAACCAATTCTTCTCCGGCGTCCTGACCCTTGCCCTTTTCCAGGGCGCCTATATCGCCGAGATTGTCCGCGCCGGTATCCAGGCAATCGATACCGGCCAGTGGGAGGCCGGCAAGTCTATTGGACTGACCAGATGGCAGCTGCTGCGGCGGATCATCCTGCCCCAGGCAACGCGAATCATGCTGCCACCGCTCGCCGGCGAATTCATCAACACCATCAAGTGGTCGTCGATTGTCTCGATCATCTCCATCCAGGAATTAACCTTCCAGGGCCTGCAGGTCATGGCCTCAACCCATGCGGCCATCGAGGTGTGGCTGACCATCTCCGTCATGTATCTGGTCCCCTGCCTTGGCCTTTCACTCTGCGTGCGCCGGCTGGAAAGGGCCTTTGCCGGAGAGGACAGGGCCGGGCAGACAGTGCCGCAATTCCCGTCCTACTGA
- a CDS encoding transporter substrate-binding domain-containing protein has protein sequence MKPIQSALLTIIFGIAALCIGSNATAATPQQELAAASTIEAVKQRGVLKVGMDIFQPWAMKDKTGKLIGFEIDVATRLAEDMGVKVEFVPTAWSGIIPALLTGKFDVIIGGMGITAQRALQVNFSNPYDYSGMGIVAHKTLAAGFDSLESFNRPDVQIAVKLGTSAAAAAKKFIPKATLRQFDTEPQAYQELRNGKVHAVVGSAPRPAFEAVEYADSLFLPIKGTFTQEPIGFALRKGDPDSLAFFNSWITIVSMEGWLKERHDYWFAGKAWAGMVE, from the coding sequence TCATCTTCGGTATTGCCGCGCTGTGTATTGGCAGCAATGCCACCGCCGCCACGCCGCAGCAGGAACTCGCCGCCGCCAGCACCATCGAGGCGGTGAAACAACGCGGCGTCCTCAAGGTCGGCATGGACATCTTCCAGCCCTGGGCGATGAAGGATAAAACCGGCAAACTGATCGGTTTTGAGATCGACGTCGCCACCCGTCTCGCCGAGGACATGGGGGTGAAGGTCGAATTCGTGCCCACCGCCTGGTCGGGGATCATCCCGGCGCTTTTGACCGGCAAATTCGACGTCATCATCGGCGGCATGGGTATCACCGCCCAACGCGCCCTGCAGGTGAATTTCTCCAATCCTTACGATTATTCCGGCATGGGCATCGTCGCCCACAAGACGCTCGCCGCAGGCTTTGATTCCCTGGAGAGCTTCAACCGCCCGGATGTGCAGATTGCCGTGAAACTCGGCACCTCCGCCGCTGCTGCTGCCAAGAAATTTATCCCCAAGGCGACGCTGCGCCAGTTCGACACCGAGCCGCAGGCCTACCAGGAGCTGCGCAACGGCAAGGTGCATGCAGTCGTCGGCTCGGCACCACGCCCGGCCTTTGAGGCGGTAGAATACGCCGATTCGCTGTTTCTGCCGATCAAGGGCACCTTCACCCAGGAGCCGATCGGCTTTGCCCTGCGCAAGGGCGACCCGGACAGCCTGGCATTTTTCAATAGCTGGATTACCATCGTGTCCATGGAAGGCTGGCTGAAGGAACGCCATGACTATTGGTTTGCCGGCAAGGCCTGGGCGGGAATGGTTGAATAA